A segment of the Trifolium pratense cultivar HEN17-A07 linkage group LG7, ARS_RC_1.1, whole genome shotgun sequence genome:
actttgattagatcgaataaatttgaatatttgttccttttgaaagttttgtggaaaacaaatgaaggacaaatataaatcttgtgcatacaaagttttagtgggagtgataatatctgatatcatattaatcatcaagacatttttcttatacatgtgagacatgactaggaaaataactcttgatgaaacacttaggcaagaattcctaaagagttaggaataacctatgtaccaaaattgaaattagtgtttgacactaacttaccttcaagaatatccctaaggaccttaaaggaactaaggcctatttcttgaaatagataggtatgggaaggatcattataaggaagttataatgaaggaagtttccataccaatgtattgtatatcatggctgaatacaagcattgaaagctataagataagcttcgtaatatgtttgtttcagttaaataagttgagtatttaagattggatcgtttggctcatgattgagctaaagatatgtttccggtgttacaagtcacattaatcacattagtgatggtaatagtttaatcttgcaagaacacttgaaaaatagatctcaccgacgattcatgaatatacttagacacttatatatttcgatagagatcgaaatagaacgttggaagatacgtaagataccaacataggaaatagttccttatccactaacaaagcctcttgcgcagttgaagcgtgatgggcatactaagtctataggtattaagagaaacctagattggctttagtgctagtgggagattgttggagtaagccctaagagccaatctattttcatagtatttgctttaggagtttgaatataaatatggcatttctttattatatttgtaaggttgcaaaataatgaaatccctagaatagaaagtccgtttaataattaagtgtgacttaatcatgagataatattaaacataaggacactattcttaaagtatccgtagtcgagctttaaggtaaaggggataaccttaaagcataaagactattatgaagatagactgatgatcacatctcatggatcatgggataaggagttatcaagtcttgacgtaggtataaatattaggagtaatatttatactggattgacccgctatgagagtactacatgcaaagttatgcaaagtgtcataagttactctcatggtgataatggtgtaaaccgcccttggacctgaaaccactttgtaccctagatgtggagtcaagtactttgttgctgatctaacgttgtccgtaacaggataaccataaaggcagttgatgggtacttcacaaagcatgctgagggacagtagtgacctagatggaatttgccaatcctgcataacaggataaatgtcatgggcccaatattgaactggacaaagatgacaccaagtatgttttgtgttcaatatagacataaagggcaaaggggtaattatacacactgatattatcacaagaggttatgtttagatcacatgttaatttctcgtaacttgagtagcagtgatgtgttgctagataccgctcactgtttattgtaataaatagtgatttattataattgtcaatgttacggaaacctacagggtcacacacataagaacaatctagtgagattggaacaccgtaaggtacggtgcaccttggagaaataaggaaatatgataagggtattatggtaattaaaatgagcattacatcatatggtatgatgtagcaagaagggggtgcaaatatgtactagacatatttacatgagaatggcacccactatagcccatttagttaaaagggctttagtgtaattttgccatggcaagtggttctataaatagaacccttgtggtaaggagaaaaagttacacacttttgttactcattctcatgagcctttgttctctcctctcttgagaaaccctaatcacctttctagagtttttgtgaaaaaccctaatctttattttgtgcctcctttctcctaacccttcaaaccattggagctagcactccattgaaggttgttgttcgtgtggactggctagaggcgttatacctttaacgcttgtgatcaaattcgttggtgacttggtggtgaccttgttcgtgacggttcgaggttcttgttcgtgaccttgttcgtgattcgaagtgttcgatagccgttcgtgatttaaagggagttttcgaaccaaaaggtaaaactctaaacacaattcatgaccattcgtaaggatcacaaaaggaaaattttaaaattccgctgcttttatcgtatcaattttccttcacaaTTATATCGAATTGAATCACTCAAGcgttacaactagatcaacaatatggtgaaaCTCAATCTCTTGATAAATTCACCATATCCTTTGTCGATACTCCTCCGATCTCTCGGATGAAAGCTACCGACAACGGAGTgtttgaaaacgcgttgatcgtgtgctacactctatgtttcaatctctcgaccggaaacactcaaatgcTTCATGAATACAGTTCGGATCGTAACTCATATTCTCATACATAATTAGAATCTAAGATCATTGCAAAGTTGATCAGAATTTGAAATGCATTAAGTAAAGTCATTCATGAAATAACACTTACAAGAGAGTTTCAATTCAATAAGTAAGATTACATTAGATTACAGCCTAAGTATCATCCTAGATCCAACCTCTATGAGGGATTTAGTAAGAAAACGTGCTAATTCAATGATGGAAAAGAGAGGTAGGATTGTCGGAATCACTTAGTCTATAGATATCACATGCAACCAATTATATCAATTTGAATCACTCAAGtgttacaactagatcaacaatatggtgaatctCAATCTCTTGACAAATTCACCCTATccgttgtcgatactcctccGATCTCTCAGATGAAAGCTACCGACACCgaagtatttgaaaacgcgttgatcgttcgctacactctatgcttcaatctctcgaccggaaacactcaagtgcTCAATGCATTCAGTTCAGATTTTCAATaaatattctcatacgtgatTAAAAACTAAGATCATTATAAAGTTGATCAGaaattataaagcattaagtaAAGAACTGCATTGAATAATCACTTAAAAGAGTAATTACAAATCAataagcaaggttacatgaTCAAACTATATCCTAGTtcatcctagatcctacctctaTGAGGAAGTTAGTTCCTCATAGCTCCTAGTTGAACCTCAAGCTCCAACTCCATGGCTATTTGTAACACCCCAAAAATTaggattcattttatttaattatttagttgttgtggtgttgattgacgatgtttatgtactgttgattgacgatgtttatttaattattttgtggcgaataattaaataattgataaataaaaataatgatgttgttaaataaaaattaaaagaagaaaaagaagtagaaaGTTGTATATAGAGGTGTTGAGAACATAGAGGGTGTGTAGATAGGAAAATGATAGAGAAaggaataaagaagaagaaacacaattttaattcccattaaatcattttaaaaataataatgctaTTGTCCCTTGTAATTAAATGGTTTAAAGGGTGGTGAAGTTGAGAAGAGTTGGCATACTCatacaaacaaaagaaaacaaacataaaaaatatatagtgcTAGTGGGTGAGAGAAAAGAGAAATAGCTCATGGGAGAGTGAAGAGAAGCAAAGGAAGGAAAAGCTTAACCTCAATTTAGGGAGTTCACTGCAATCCATGTAAGGGAGCTTTATACTCTTGAAACTCTGAATTCAATAGGCATACTTGTTGTGTTTTAAGTTGTTGGTTTGATACTTCCTTTTTCCTATGTTGTTTTAcgtgttgttattgttgtggATGTTGTGGtgtgttgtttgtttgattaaatcagaattcTTGTGCCTTATTATTAAGTGGTTGAATTGGTGTGACGTTGTTAAACTAAATTCGTGATTGTCATTGAGGATAGATGAATTTCTGAATTCATCAATGAGTAGTTTggagtttttctttttgaaataaaagtaaataaaatgattttttttaactctaaTAGATTAAAAGAGATGTTGTTATGATGTTGTAAGGTCCTAGGATAATTAGGACGGATTTTTTTGGAATGTTTATGAGTCAAAAGAATATCAAATATCGAAGCTTTCAAACAACTTCAATGGAGTTTTTACCAAGAACCAGTATGAACCTTTGTCGTATTTAAAACGTTCGTTTCGATGACCGAATATTAAAACTAATACCATATATCCTTTCTAAATCGAATGACGATCAAAACGATATATAATACGTCGAGTTTCGATGAATATTGAGGGAGAACGAGTCGGGTCAAACCGCGGGTTGCACGACCCGTTCTGCAGAAAAACGGGTTAAAGagatgatgaacagtgcgcgAGTGGCCTCGCCCGCTCGCAGCACCGGCGCGTGAGGGCGCGTGAGAGCTCAGGAGAGttcgaaatatttttattctttttccataaaatattaaatatttttcttgaaattttggtacctctttggtaatttttggacactcgtagctatttttaattaattatttggagtaaaaaggtgattaaaaatattataatcttgtgaaaatttcccaaaattttatgaagggtattttaaatattttggaaccCTCTGGTATACCTCACTCTCCCTGGTTTTATATGCTATtaagatttgaatttatttcttaatttttattaattaaattgactTAAAATTCATACGTTTCGTCGGTAAACTAAATCAAGATGATTTGGGTTATGAGTACTGTTAAAAAGGAGTAATAGGTTGTTGTTTTGGAGAGGAGTGAATGATTAATTGAGTTATGAAGTTTTAGTTGGTGTTGTAATCGAAGTTGCTAATAATTGTTGTGTATCGGTGTTGTTTTAAGTCGTTGCTCGTTGATAGTAATTGTGTTGTTTGAATTGCCGTTTCGTTGAATAATGATGTTGAGTTACGTGGTTataacgatgttgaattatctattttaatgatgttggagttgtgccgaaattatgatgttgtaattgttattgttgtagTTGGTTATGGACAttgtttattgatgttgttataatgatgatgaagttgtctaTCGAAGTTGTCAAATGATGATGCCTATTGACGTtgcttattataacatgacatgcattcattcatatgtctaatgacgttgcttattgaagttgtataaatgatgttgaaaatgacgttgcctaatgaagttgaaaatgacgttgcttataATGATGTTGATCCTCTATGATGTAAAACTAGAAATGACGTTGatattggtaccacatgcatgtagcgagtctaggcgcattgcatacattttaattatatttatttatttaaatattgttgTTATTTCTCTTTAGTTAATTAACGattgatgattgtggttgactgatgaatgtgtgtggccatccgcttaggtggtcttgttgttgttgtttatgatgttgTTAGTTATTGCGttgttttaattcagttactttcttgatgtattttgactcacctttacattcccccttatggcttggccctacggtgtgcaaccgtagattttcaggtaggATACGAATCATAGATGATGTGTTCGGATCGCTGTTGCTTTGCTATTTATTTGGAGTCGCTCTGTTAGGATGTTGTTGGgagaaacttttatttaattatgttgttaaatttttataacaattgaaCTATGTCACTTGATTCAGTATTTTCAATTCGGACTttgaaacttatattatttttgtattttccgcTGCATGATTTTGAATCATTTGAGAAATTAGTTAATTGGAGTAAGTGTGAcatccttattaaataaatgaaattaactttttcgaaaaataaaataaaggggtaaattaagggtgttacacTATTGCTTCCATCTTGCTGAATATCTCGAAGCTTCCACTTTAATTCCAGGATCGGAACTTCTTGATCGCTCCAAATCTCAGAAAATGTGATGAactgcagaattttccaacccagAACCAGAAAAATGgctttttcttatataataaTCGCAACCACGTCGTAcgtcagatctatcacgccgcgcgtggttgctcATCTTCATGCTACGCCGCACGTGTAACtgcatcacgcggcgcgtgatcacaACAGAGGCCACTGGTCTTCATCAACACTTAATTACGCTGCGCGTGATGGCttccacgcccccggcgtagtacAAAACctccatcacgccgcgcgtggtccttctcacgccgcgcgtgatgatAACTGTGAAGAACCCTTCTCTGGTCCAGgtattacgccgcgcgtggacaggtccccacgccgcgcgtaatagAAACAGGTTTTCTTGTCTCTCTGGTGTGTAATTACGCGGCGCGTGGTCAgtcacgcccccagcgtagttcaTTTGCACTTTTTCCTGCATAATTTCCTGCTTTCTTGTGTATCAAGCTACCTTGCTTCTGAGTTGATTTCTCTTgattttattgcttaaaactTCCTAAAATGAGTCTAATGTTCCTCAAATAGCATGGATtatgagagtgtgacgatccgtcatcagtCATCTCCCTCGCCTGATGCGCCTCGCCGCCTCCCACTCAGTATCAACCGGATACAAAGTGCCAAATGTGGGAGGAGGGAAGGTGGACCGGTAGGACATCGCCTCGGAGTACATGAGAGAGGAagtatcaaaatataaattcggGAGACCGGAGTATTGAGAGATCTCCATCTGATGCAACATCGAAGCCAACTGATTAATATCATGAGTGTAAAGAGGAGGGGGCTGCTCCGGCACCCCTTGTGGTTCATTCACCGGTACACCATGTTGGTCCGGATGAATACTATCTTCAAACTGATTAATATCTTCCTCTTCTCTTGCCGCTTCTTCTTTTGCCGCATTGCCCTCACCACGAGGCACAATAGGAACTCTTTCaaactttttattgaaaaaagataaagaaaaaggACGGATGGGATGAAGATCACCCTCTTGCACAGCCATAGGGACATTGCTTGCTTTACACAAAGCAGCAATCAGATTGCAATGCCCCAAAGTAAAAGTAGGATGCAGATTGTTTGCCATTTCATGAAGATCCTTAGACAACCACAACCCAAGATCAATGAATCTTCCTTCAGCCAGAAAACGAACAGCACCAACATTGTCAAGTTGAATCTCTGAATTATTACCAACAACTCTTACAttcttcaaccaaaattcaccccaagcACGGTGAATAGGATTAAAACTAGTCAAGCTCAACCTTGTAGGGAAAGAAGCAGCCGAGTGTGGTAACCACCTAGCACCCGGCCTACACACAATGTTCTTCAACTCTTCCCTAACCGCTAGATTACCATTATCAAGTCTTTCTTTTTCCGGATAGAACTCACAAGCAACTCTAACACGACAGCCCAATAAAGTATTGATATGTTCAGCAGAATAATTGACTCTAACACCTCGCACCATCGAAACATATTCCGGATGAAGTGGTTTGTCCGGAAGATAAGCATTGGCGAGGAATTGCCTCACCCATATTTGATTACCCGGATTATCTTCATCTTTAGTCATCAATCTATTAAATTTTCCCCACTTTCTAGACTTAATGGCATCTCCTAACTCAGCCACCCCCTTAAGCAAATCCTCCCCAAAACCcttttcttgattaatagtaaaaGTTCGGATTTTGGTATACCTTTGTTGATGAACCTCACTCAAGAAGCGGTTGTTAATCGGTGGTTGAGAAGAATTGCTTGGACGTGGAGGAGAAACTTCCGGTAGAACTTGTTGGGAATTCGACGATGAACCCTTCCTAGCACCCATCTTCATTAACCTCTTCTTCTTGGGTGGCACTTGTGGTGGAGTGTTGTCATTCTTCTTGGACTTTCCGGTGAGTCTTGTCAACATGGAAGACATTGTAATTTCGAATTTTTGGATGAAGGATTGATGGATGAAGGTTGGATTTGGGTAGAATTTGGGATAAGATGAAAATAGtaatggaaatggaaattgGAGTAGTTGTGATGTGGGTTATGTATATATGGAAGATTGGGATGATTTGTGAAGGTTTTAGATGAGATTGGAGAAGGTTTATGATGAAATAGGGGTTGATAATGGTGGAGGACGCGTGAAGAACGAGTGGTAGTAGTGAAAATGTGATTGAATGTATTggggaagatgaagaaattcgaAATTACACGTTTTCCTGTGCACCTACGCCGCGCTTGATACCCTTCCACGCAGCGCGTAGTACAAAATTTGTAACGGTCAAAAAAATTTCCAGATGTCACTCCGCGCGTGAtatccatcacgccgcgcgtgactaaGTCAGTGAGCTCCTTTCATTTTCTCTAGTAATTACGCTGCGCGTGATGTAgtccacgccgcgcgtaattgTAAGTTGAAGAACTCCTTTCTTGGCTGTagcatcacgcggcgcgtgattgTATTGCGCCCCTGGCGTAATAGAACCCTGTTTTCCCCTGTTTTCGTCTCAGTCTTTGCTCCTGCTGCATACCTTACCTACACacatcaagaaagaaaaattaaaccatCAGTAGcacgttgggttgcctcccaaccagcgcttgtttaacgtcccgatgctttaCGTCCAATACCCCTAAGGGTTATGGAGAAAGAATGCCACCTTGTGGCAAGTAATGTTCATTCCAAGGTAATTTGAGAGCTTCTTTGATAATGTCATCATACACCTGAACTTTGAAACATTATGGGTCTCCATCATAACACTTCATAGTTTCGAGGACATTGAAAACAATTTGTTGGTCCTCGGTTCTCAACATAAGTTCACCCAACTCCACATCAATTAGGGCTCGACTTGTAGCCAAGAATGGTCTTCCAAGAAGTAATGGTTCCCAATCACTAGTTTCTTCTATATCAAGCACCACAAAATCTGCCGGGAACACAAAACCAGCCACTCTTACAAGCACATCATGTAGAATCCCCTTCGGATGCACAATTGGCTTAGCAACCGCtctggtatcttcttcatcatagaCAAAGGCATCAGATTAATACTTGCTCCCAAATCACATAAGGCCTTACCGATGGTTAGATTACCAATGGAGCATGGTATAGTGAAGCTTCCCAgatctttcttcttttgggGTAACTTCATTTGAATGAGAGCGCTGCATTATACAGTCATGCTAACCATCTCATCATCTAACGGCTTCCTTTTCTTTGTAAGAAGTTCTTTTAAGAATTTGGCATAGcttggcatttgctccaatgcTTCAACTAATAGGATCGCCATTTCAAGTTTGTTCAgcaccttcatgaacttctttaAATTCGTTCTCCTGCTCTAGGTTCTTCACTCTCTTCTTTCTAGGGTATGGTACCCTAGCATACGGTGATTCATCTACACCCTTACCTTTTTcaatcttctttttctctttttctctcatctccctctgtttttcgacttctccttcttcatcatcactcaCCTCTACTTTCCTAggcaaattttcattttcaacttctccctcttTTCTCATTTTTTCAACTACATCATCATCTATCTCTTTTTCAACACCTCCCTCATTCACCTTCTTCCTACTAGGCTTTTCAACAACTTGTCTTTCCGGAACTTCGCGGCTCCTCAAGGTAATTCCGTTGCACGTTTCATTCTTTAGGTTGTCTTGAGTGTTTCCACCAAAccctccttggttttgcaacatagagAACTGCCTTGAAAGTTGGCCCATTTGTACCTCAAGATTCTTGATTGATGCTTCATGGTTTTTGTTGGAGGTTTCTTGGCTTGACTTCATACCTTCAAAATTGATTTGAGTCATCATCATAAATTGATTTAATGTCTTCTCCATTCTTGAGGGAggtctttgttgttgttgagcaGATCCTTGAGCTTGCATGTTTCCCCAtccggaaccgttgttattgttgGGATATGGTTTCCGGAAGTTAGCCAAGTACTTGGCTTCCTCTGAACCTTCCGGAAAACAGCCGCCATTGGGATGGTcttgcaaacaaaaatcacatctCACATTGTCAACTTTACCTACCAAAGAAGCTTGAGCTTGAGGATTGGACAGAAATTTCATCATGGCCTCCATTTGACTTGTCATCAGTTTTTGTTGGGCCAAGAGTGCAGTTTGTGTGTCAAGCTCTAACACTCCTCCTCTCTTCTTTGCTCCTCTATCATTGGTTGCACGGTACTCATTTTGTGCTATACTCTCCACCAGCTCTCTCGCTTCGGCTTCATCTCTGTTTTTCAAAGAACCTCCAGCTGATGCATCTAAGATCATGCGGGTTTGAGCTCTAAGACCTTGCGTAAACATCTGCATTTGGTTATGTCCATCGAACCCATGGTTTGGACACCTCTTGAGGCACACCTTGAATCTTTCCCAAGCATCATATAATGtttcaccatccgcttgttcgaaaTTGCTTATCTCCGCTGTCCTTTCCATAAATTTATGAATTGGAAAGTAACGGTCAAGGAATTTCCTCTCGAGTTGCCTCCAAGTTTCTATTGTACCAGCTGGGATCGTATCTAACCAATCTTTGGCTCTTCCGGACAGAGAATGCTTAAACAACCGTAACCTCTTGTCGGACTCACTTACCCCTGGAGGATCCGTGTAGTCACACGCCTCGTAGAAGTGAGATAAGTGCAAGTTCGGACACTGCGATTCTGAACCGGAGTATGGATTCTCCTTCAATGCGAACAacaccgtgttcttgatgtcaaaTGATACTGGATTGGCTAGCTGGAAGCCTTGGTTTGCCAATGCATCATTGTCCCTTCTTCCGTAATCACCTAAGGTACGTCTTCGTGGTGGAGGAGGTGGTTGGACATCGACCGGTGGGTATTGTTCGTAATCCATATCAACAAAATTCTGTGGTGGACAGTCTTGATCACCACTTGATGTAGCTTTGTCTCTTGAAGCTAGAGCTTCCCTTGCTGCCTTCTGATTAGCACGAGCTGTCTTTTCTATCTCGGGATCAAAGTGCAGCTCACTAGGACCTGTTCTCCGTATGCACAAGAAAGCAAACAAGTAGAAATCTcttgacagaaaaataaaaaccagaaaaagtaaagaaaacacagaaaaatagACACaattgccttgtcgaatcaatcaacaatcccaggcaacggcgccaaaaacttgattgaCTATTTGCAAGTGTACAACTTCGTCAATTGAGTAATAAAAAAGATATCGATCCTCAGGGATTGCGCGATTGTAACAAAGTAATTGTGTCTATAAACATACTAACATTAACACACATTTTGGGGGTTTGTTTGAGTAGTTTGGATTGTAAGAAAACGTTTCTAGTTCAAATAGTAAACAAGCGAGGTTGGATCATCGGAACCACTTAAGCTATAGTAATCATATGCAATCAATTATATCGAATTGAATCACTCAAGcgttacaactagatcaacaatatggtgaaaCTCAATCTCTTGATAAATTCACCATATCCTTTGTCGATACTCCTCCGATCTCTCGGATGAAAGCTACCGACAACAGAGTgtttgaaaacgcgttgatcgtgtgctacactctatgtttcaatctctcgaccggaaacactcaaatgcTTCATGAATACAGTTCGGATCGTAACTCATATTCTCATACATAATTAGAATCTAAGTTCATTGCAAAGTTGATCAGAATTTGAAATGCATTAAGTAAAGTCATTCATGAAATAACACTTACAAGAGAGTTTCAATTCAATAAGTAAGATTACATTAGATTACAGCCTAAGTATCATCCTAGATCCAACCTCTATGAGGGATTTAGCTCCTCATAGTGTAACAGCCCAAATTTcaaataaagaaattatttaagaaaaacttaatttacaaaataattaaaataaaataggtttcTCAACGGACTATTCACTACATaaagttttaaatttataaaaactcATTTTTGCCCCGCACACACTTCAAGCAACATATCAACTTCACATATCATCTTTAGTACCTACAACAATAATcatgtaagggtcaatttccttatccaaattgaatcatattcaccataagaaaaatatcataaaataataacaaaacacttcaccaatcaaaagattttcaaaaatatatatataattatttattttccaaaaaGTAAGTGGATAACTCGTCATCAATCATATAAAGAAACACACTATCATCAGAACATCAACGAATAGCAACAACACACAACGAGGAAACACACCCAATAGGTAAAGCACAATTTCATCATTCCAAATATGATACaacttcaataaataaatgcatGCAATGCGCCTAGACTCGCTAAATGCATTTGGTACCAATAGCAACGTCATTTCTAGTTTAGATCAACGTCATttccagttttacatcatggtGGATCAACGTcattattttcaacttcattgAGAAACACCAATAACAACATCATTAAGCAACGTCATTTATACAACTTCAATAGGCAACGTCATTGGACACGtgaatgaatgcatgtcatgttataataagcaacgtcaataggcaacatcatttaacaacttcatcatcattataacaaTCTCAATAATCAACGGCTTAATCACGAAAACAACATCAATAGTCAACGGCTTAATCACGAAACAACATCAATAGTCAACGGCTTAAAGACAACAACTATAACAACGGCTTAAAGACAACAACTTATAACAACGGCTTATAAACAACAGTTTATAACGACATCGGCAACACGACAAATGGCAACACAACGACCACCATAACAAT
Coding sequences within it:
- the LOC123896196 gene encoding uncharacterized protein LOC123896196, translating into MTLLLVPNAFSESRRIACIYLLKLYHIWNDEIVLYLLGPSELHFDPEIEKTARANQKAAREALASRDKATSSGDQDCPPQNFVDMDYEQYPPVDVQPPPPPRRRTLGDYGRRDNDALANQGFQLANPVSFDIKNTVLFALKENPYSGSESQCPNLHLSHFYEACDYTDPPGVSESDKRLRLFKHSLSGRAKDWLDTIPAGTIETWRQLERKFLDRYFPIHKFMERTAEISNFEQADGETLYDAWERFKVCLKRCPNHGFDGHNQMQMFTQGLRAQTRMILDASAGGSLKNRDEAEARELVESIAQNEYRATNDRGAKKRGGVLELDTQTALLAQQKLMTSQMEAMMKFLSNPQAQASLVGKVDNVRCDFCLQDHPNGGCFPEGSEEAKYLANFRKPYPNNNNGSGWGNMQAQGSAQQQQRPPSRMEKTLNQFMMMTQINFEGMKSSQETSNKNHEASIKNLEVQMGQLSRQFSMLQNQGGFGGNTQDNLKNETCNGITLRSREVPERQVVEKPSRKKVNEGGVEKEIDDDVVEKMRKEGEVENENLPRKVELPQKKKDLGSFTIPCSIGNLTIEDTRAVAKPIVHPKGILHDVLVRVAGFVFPADFVVLDIEETSDWEPLLLGRPFLATSRALIDVELGELMLRTEDQQIVFNVLETMKCYDGDP